The following are from one region of the Capsicum annuum cultivar UCD-10X-F1 chromosome 1, UCD10Xv1.1, whole genome shotgun sequence genome:
- the LOC107862394 gene encoding B3 domain-containing protein REM8-like, translating into MKVSPKKPQLFKPILPGFKNGLKIPIGFLKYLKRHDQYEHAIMRRVGKKWLVKVNGQQSEDGNWNEFVEEHDLQLGDMLIFKHEGDMKFDVSSFDLSHCNKEYEEYFHEDEDEETDEKKDEEVATRDKPFGQSHFESNHHVIFSSSFTYWCYTFGVNLKNMNYLFALTRTPCQFLLQQFASANGLINKKCKLILIIDERQGSWILKLSSGSTRARAYIGDGWRKFTAEIFLREDDRILFEIVTNRETPI; encoded by the exons ATGAAAGTCTCTCCAAAGAAGCCTCAGCTTTTCAAACCAATTCTTCCAGGTTTCAAAAATGGTCTT AAAATTCCTATAGGTTTCTTGAAGTATTTGAAGAGACACGATCAATATGAACATGCAATAATGAGAAGGGTTGGTAAAAAGTGGTTGGTGAAAGTGAACGGTCAACAATCAGAAGATGGTAATTGGAATGAGTTTGTAGAGGAACATGATTTGCAGTTGGGAGATATGTTGATTTTCAAACATGAAGGAGACATGAAATTTGACGTTTCAAGCTTCGATTTAAGTCATTGTAACAAAGAATATGAAGAGTATTTTCATGAGGATGAGGACGAGGAAACGGATGAGAAAAAGGACGAGGAAGTTGCTACTCGTGACAAGCCTTTTGGTCAATCTCATTTTGAAT CTAATCATCATGTCATCTTTTCATCTTCCTTTACTTATTGGTGTTATACATTTGGTGTAAATTTGAAGAATATGAACTATTTATTTGCACTTACACGTACACCATGTCAGTTTCTGCTTCAACAATTTGCTAGTGCGAATGGTCTCATCAACAAGAAGTGCAAGTTGATTCTAATAATAGATGAAAGACAAGGGTCGTGGATTTTAAAATTAAGTTCCGGCAGTACTCGAGCTCGAGCTTATATTGGAGATGGATGGCGTAAATTTACTGCTGAAATTTTTTTGAGGGAGGATGATCGTATATTGTTTGAGATCGTTACTAATAGAGAAACaccaatttga